GATAAAGGTGTCATGTACGGGTTTATCTGTATGAGACGAAGCAGACGTAAACTACTGCATCATAATGAGGAGGTCAGAGAAtacaaattgtaataaatattttgcaTCAGTTTGCCAAACATGTCCAGCCTTTCGTTTTCTGCTGAAACAAAACACATGGGGGGGTGTTTTAAATGGGATATCTCTAAATGTGGATGAAAAATAATAAGCATAGAAATATTCAAGGGGTGGATTTCTCCTGCTCTTCACCTAATTCATCTCCAAGGTGATAGTAACCAACACACAAACTTTAGTCAACAAATGCTACATCTAAACTGGGGTAGACATTATAACTGaagaatgttcatattttaaatagggAAGAAGTAATTAACATCTGAATTGTTTTTAGAGAGATGGACATTTTGGGGGAGTTAATTTGTCGAAATTGTAACATGGTATTTCATTCTGTTGGACTCCTGGATAAACACAAGGCCAAATTCTGCATCGGCACTGACCTGAAAGAGCCATTGTCTCTGTGGAGAAGACAAATGGAGAAAGCAGCTCTGCATCCTACAAGGGCAAGGACACCTGATTTGATTATTGTAagtagttgaaaaaaaaatctctatttgAACTTTGGATTAAATTGTATtgtgtattataaatatatagatttaaTATGTATGGTTGTGTAGCATGTTCTATTTTGTTGGGTCcgtttttaaatttagtttgagACCAGTAAGAATTTTCTGaaagactttttttaaagtctttatcTAGCAAACATGCGCATGTATTCGTAAGACTGCTGAAaactattttcaacataaaaataaCAGCAAGATGCATTTCAGTATCTCTGAATCAACACGTGTAGAATGATTTCTAAAAGACGcttcactttatttctttaaAAGCGTTTCCAACATTCAGCTTTGCCGAATGAAATAGTCATTAattttataaatgataatttctataaaagtgtatttttattttaatagcaaTGTAAATTAGAATATAGTAGAAGTAGTAttttgatgtaaaataaaagACAGCAGAGGAATGGTTAACAGTGCATtggtagcagtgcgatatggctttaTATCGGCACTGGTCGGAGGCGTGCATGCCAGTGTCCCACTAGTGACGATATAAAGCCATCGCATTGttgcgagtgtgatattgcatttatactactgttcgacagcataatcgtgtgtataaaaaagaaagtcaagcacagagtctcaaaatccttatgtattaggaactactttcttccgccattcattcacatctgcagctgatgtcagaacagcagaaaccgttgctcacaAAAGTAACTTTAGAGctagcatttgaatgattctctagcttaaTATTAAAAGTGAtattgatgacaaaacaggtgatttttgcatGCGTTTTAAGATAATAATACTGAACAGCATgcaatgtcatcagtctacagaaatttcccagtttttctgttgcaatctggatatcacaataattaaccctgaaaaagccaaagcaaacactaatagaaaaaaattaccaatttatggtaaaaatacagcactacaacattcaAGAGACAGAGctcaacttagaaagtcatttacttgttttataatgatttgatcagctgtcgTTTGAaaaacgctgagtttttcttctctaaggacttattatgctgtctctgtcaccatcttgtggcggaatgtcAACTGTCCTGCTaaatatgacaggctgatggatgccgatgtGCTGCATCCCCGAAATTATAAGTatataaaataggcactatccttataaatgaacatagttgcaatctaaacaaccacattctcgcttaaaaaaactcaaaagtgcattattaagtccaacagctgcaatatatTTGActaactgtagtgagtttattgatctgctgtatgagtgctgttatagCAGAATATCACACACGTATCAGATTCgtgaaccagacagaactgttatacacacacacacacacacacacacacacacgcacacacacacactcactcactcactcactcatacagtatatataatgagCATTTTATCAGGCTCCTTTGCATGTAGGATGAGTAATTTCACTTGTAAGGcaaagaataagttcttttcgagtttttttaaattaaaataactcaacataaacgtAGAAGGCTGAGAAAATGCAAGATTTCAAAGGAAATTTCAGATGGGACTTTCAGTTTTTGTATCTGAACCCTTCACATATAAATAtagtacattatttttatttttactattttcattttgtaatttaCAAATCGTAAAATTAAGACTTCAAACAGAAGAAATAATCCAGTCAATTTGATTTTCTATTGGCCAGCTAAAAGAAAAGAGAAGAAGAGATGATCAGATCgaaaagaaacaagacaaagcacAGGACAATGGGCCACACAACACTGCTCTAAACAAACTCACTGAAGAggtacacaagcacacacaaacataaatctCACGATCGACCAAAATGCTTTGTACTACAAAGTCTAATATTATGTTTTAGTTCCAAAAACTCAGGATCTTTTTTGAACAAAGCCTGGCAAGAAAACACACTGAGGTCAGTTTCAGAAGCCTATAGCTCTTTAAATCTGGCCCTTGTGTGAATACTGTGATTGTATGTGTGTTATTATGTATATTTCACAATGGGTAAGTGTTGTTCAGGTCTCAGAGGAGCAGTGTTTAGTCCAGCAGAGGAATGATGAGCAAAGGTATAGAGATCATGAGCAGAGACTGGCTGAGATCAGAGCTCGCAACCTTCAGCTGGAGAAGGACAGAGACGGTAAGCTTTTCCCTGATGAATGACTAATACTGGGATacagtttaataattaaaacaacagcATATCGTAGTGTACGTGTCAAAGACTTTAAGCATCAGCTCAATCGTTTTTTACAGATTATAAAAAGAACctaaaacaggtttgtgacaaagGAAGGGTGAGTAGGCCtaaatgacgacagaattttcatttttggtgcaCTCGCTCTTTTAGTTTAACAATAGTTTAGCCtgtatacaaaacaaaataaatcttgtcagccatatttagaacaaaaaacattttatgatgttaaaaaatgtatcatGGTGCAGCTTCAATCTACGAATTGATTGCCATTTTATGTATAGAGTTCTTAACACTATGGTTTtaccaatatttatttatttattttgactttaataatcccaaagggaaattcacatgTCACAGCAGAACTCTTCATACTAAagacagataaaataaattacatatatataaagaataataaaattacattcatactgcacacctttCAAACGAGTAGACACTTGTCCATATCTAATGCTATTACAATTCAGCATAATTCATCTAGTATAACTTTGGTTATACGATCTAATCACTGTTGCTAAAAATGACTTCCTGTATCTTTTTCTGTAAAAGAACTTGCACACGCTGGGACTATATCAAACAGGGGATGATTATTGTGGTTCAACATACTGAAAAACTTGTCCATTTTTCATTGagaatcttttaaaaaatgacttaTGACCACTTATTATTGTCTGTACTTTAAAAGGTATTGGTCTGAAATAAATTAATATCCTTTATCCTGAATGGCGATGAACAATTACACCATATGTTGACCATTGACAtttcacagacatttaaaaaaaaaatcatacacatatctacatttgatatgcttttatatgtataaaatcaTTTTAGCTCCATTAGTCAGCACTATTTGTTAGCAAAAAGCTAAATACTGGTCATACTCAAAAGGAAGCCCAAACTTTTATCTCACCTCTCTCACTATAGCACACTTCCCTTGGTGAAAAACAATATGTGAGAGATGAAGAATGTCAGGCGAAGcaatggtgcagtaggtagtgctgtcgcctcacagcaagaaggttgctggttcaagccttggctgggtcagttggcgtttctgtgtggagtttgcatgttgacatgcggtacaggtgaattgggtagactaaattgtccgtagtgtatgagtgtgaatgagtgtgtatggatgtttcccaaagatgggttgcagctggaagggcatccgctgcgtaaaacatatgctggataagttggcggttcattctgctgtggtgaccccagattaataaagggactaagccgaaaagaaaatgaatgaagtatgtctgaattcaaaaAGCAGCCAAAAATTACCATGATGATAACATAGTGAATGTTGGACATCTAGATTATGTAGTACATTCATACTGCAGACATTCATACTATATTTTAGTTTCACGTGAGTATGTAATTTTGGCCACAGCCACTGTTTGTACTTAACAACTGCAAACTCATGCTGCGATTGGTTGAATTTTTAAGTGAATTAACACGTTTGATTACTCTTGTACTATGATTTAGattatatttatgtgtttattacaGAAATCGAACAGCGTCTGGCCGAGCTTGCTGGTCGGGGGAAGACAGCTCATTTTGAGGAAGTGCTGCATGAGCTGAGATATCAGGAACAGAGGAACGAAGAGGCGCTGAATCAGCTCAGCTCTCATATCAACACAATCAAGGGGTAGGAGAGAGTGGAGGGAAAGTGGGTGTTTACAGAGAAGAGAATCAATGACTTTATGTGTGTTTACACTGTGCTGATGTTGTAGACCTGCTCCAAGTGATGTCCCGTCTAACCCACCAGAGGAAAAGAAGACACAGCATGTTACATTTGACTTGATGTCCTCTGTGGATGGGCCACTTTCTGCTCAGATAAGGTACAATAGTACAAAAAGGTACttttatttaaccctttaatgGCAGAGGAACAATATTTGGTAACTTTATTGACATTGATTGAGagtatatatacaattgaagtcaaaattattagccaaattttaattgttttaaaaatatttcctatgtgttgtttaacattttaaaatgtaatagttttaataactaatttattttgtccttgtcatggtgacagtccatactattttattttacaatatactATTATTCAGCTTGAAGTAaaatttaaaggctcaactataTTAATATGTTCAGttggttaggataattaggcaagtagaTGTCTGTAGATAAtcaatatctctctctctctctctctctctctctctctctctctctctctctctctctctctctctctctctctctctctctcttctctctctctctctctctctcctctctctctctctctctctctctctctctctctctctctctctctctctctctctatatatatatatatatattatattcaagGGTGTAGATTAGCTCTTGACATTGGTAgggacatacatccctagagCGCATACATTGAACAGCAAAAATTCAGTTTCGCGCtttcaaaaacatgaataaagtgcttaataatataaaataaacacttaataatacaaataacaatcacgTCCCATACtgaaaaagtcaatttacatgatttcaAGGCAGtcgggctttgaggaggtatgaatgtagagaaatttataGAGGTGTGTGAcgcaatttaactgttttatctcgattattgttttttataatcaTGGAGGGCAAAATCAAAAccgaattttgattaattgcacagtctTGGCTAATAGTATTATGGTGAACTCATAGCGAACTTGACTTTGTGCATGTgtaggttactaagggttgacggaggactattttattttgaagacgattaaattattggtggggacacatcccctccgtccatgccaattctacgcccttgtatatatatatttgttaaggGGGctgctaatattgaccttaaaattgaatATTTCAATAAATGCCCTAAAAAGAGTTAAGCCAAATTTAAGGACAATGTGATCACTTTGAAGATATACTGTATAAGTCCTGACAGCAGTTGGCTAATTAGgaactcattaattcattcattttcttttcggcttagtctctttattaatcagggatcacctacagccgaatgaaccgccaacttatccatcatatgttttttgcagcagatgcccttccagctgcaagccaacactgggaaacacccatacactcttgcattcacacacataagctACAGCTGCTTGCTGTGTTTAGCATAGATATTAATGCATCTGCACTCTATGCTTGAAACACTGGTTTGAAACCTGCTTGGGGCAGGACAAGGAAAACTGGATAACTTAAATTGGTGTGGTGACCAGCGACCTATATGGTTCTGGGACCTTTAAGACCTCTCTTGGCATCAAGAAGTACACTACTGACTGATTCTGATTCCCACTGCATGCAACATTTATCATTCCTTTATCCATCTTCCACTCTATTTTCCTAGTAGAAGTGGTtcaattggtgccgtgacccggatgtgAGATTAAGTGTAATGTAGGCCAGCCTCTAAAACTTatacaggtaaacctcactccgcTGGCCCCAAAGAGCACATTAGCACCTGATGTTAGATCTTGCAGTCTTTATACATCATTGTTTGTGCACTTCCCTCATACATAAAGTCGAATGTGTATCCATCCAGTAGTGGAACCAGAGGGATCACACTTCCAATCACACAGTTTTCACTGGCAGTCATTTATTGATAACTTAGCAACCATCCTGAACACTCTAGCACTGTGGCTTGTTTCTTTTTCTACCAGAGCTTTGCGCCTGGCATATATGCAGTCTGGTGGTTCTGATCCAGAGGTCTTGGCTCACATGCATGACCTTCAAACAGAGGCTCTTACACTGGAGCGGACAAGACTTAGGTCTGATGGCAAGACAAAAGCAAGAAGTGAGTAGTACAGACATGACTACAAATATTTTTAGGCACTTAAAGTGTCTGTTAAAAAGCATTTAATGTGACAAACATTTACATTGCTACAAAAATCTCCTAATTTCAATTGTTCTTTCGATCTTTATTTTATCAATGGTCTATTTATACATTATTCATAGCATTTTCAAAGACAGTCATAAGTTTTTAAGACATTCATGGTTGCTTGAGGAATTTAGTGCAAGTGAAAATAAGCAGGTTGGTCTGTAATTGTGGGGATGATAACTACATTTTCACACCTAAACTAAATGCTAAAATAACCAATTGTGATTGGTTGCTTCATATGCTGGTCAGATGGCTCTTTTCATGGTTCTTGGCTGGTGAAGTCCAAATCTTCTGCCATTATTCTGAAAGTTTGACAATTTGACACTACTCTACTGGAGACTGTCCACATAGTCTTTAATAATATTCTACTTTAATTGATAAAAATGTGGTTTAATTGTCTATGAACGCACAGTTAAGTGTCTACATATTCTTTGTTCCTGTAATCATCAGGGATGAAGTCCCCTCAGAGATCGTTGGACCCTGATATTCTTGCTGTAGAGCAGGAAAACCAAAGGCTGGAGGAGGAAATCTTCAAAATCCAGCTGGCCAGGGAGAGGCATAAAGGAGAGCCTGGTAAATCTGTTCTGACATACTGAACATGACattataaactttaaaataatgtttaatttttgaTAGAAAAGATGTTATTGTATTCTGTCTAGTTTGCATTCAACTGCTTGAtgatgcaaatatctaatcagccaatgaaACGGCAACAACataatgcatttaaacatgtagatatggtcaagaggAGAtggtcaaaccgagcatcagattaGGTAGGAAtgttatttaaatgactttgaatgtggcatggttgacATGCTGATCTGAGTATTTAAAAAACGGCTGATCTACTGAGTTTCTCAAGCACAATCATCGCTCCTGAAtagtcagaaaaaaagaaaatatcaagtttgttttttggtgaaaaaggtcagaggagaatggccagactggtcaaTGGTGATAGAAAGGTAACTTAAATTTAATAACCACTTGTTaaaaccattttttatttataaagcataataaaacaaggtgacgcagtggcacagtaggtagtcacctcacagcaagaaggtcactggttcgagccttggctgggtcagttggcgtttctgttcggagtttgcatgttctccctgcgttcgcatgggtttcctccgggtgctctggtttcccccatagtccaaaaacatgcggttcaggtgaattgggtaggctaaattgtccgtagtgtatgagtgtgaatgagtgtgtatggatgtttcccagagatgggttgcagctggaagggcatccgctgtgtaaaacatatgctggataagttggcagttcattccgctgtggcgaccctggattaataaagggactaagtcaaaaagaaaatgaatgaataaaacaacagttgttgaccATTGTGCTGTACAAATCTAAAAGCAAAttataaatagacagataaaaCAGCACAGATTACATCCAACATACCACACAGCATCAATGATAAATAACAAGACACCAGATAGGTACAATAGGATCAATTTTCTCCCAATTTAAAAGCTCTTTCTAGGAGGTGTAGTTTAAGTTTCCCTCTGAACAAAGATTCATTGGAGATTGTGCTAATGGACATAGCTAGCACATTACACATTTAAGGACGTACTACAGACAAAGCTCAATCTCCTTCTTTCTTTAATTTGGATCTGGGAACTACTAGCATTTTCTGTTTCGAAGACCTAATCTTAACAGTAATAAGATTAGAGAGATAAGTCAGAACCTGGCCATTTAATACCTTAAAACATACATTGAAATTTGAAACTCAATTCTAAACCATATCGTCAACTAATTTAGCATGATCTGCAGAAGAGTTTGTTGTTGTACCTTGAATCTGATCAAAAAAGCATAcactggtgccactcctgtcagctaagaacaagaaactgagatTACAGTTCACTTATACTAGACTCAATATAAATGAACAGTAAAAGTTGGAAAAAGGTTGCCCGATGAGTCTCAATTTCAGTTGCGGCATTTGGATGGCACGGTCAGAATTTGtcataaaaacatgaaaacattggGATGGTAAGGGGGATAATTTGATGGCACACTTTGAGCTCCCCCCCAATTAAGCTTCAATTAAACACactgttgctgatcatgtccttAACCGTATGACCACACACAGTGTATTCCTCATGTGTTGGCCAGTTTCACCAGGATAATCCACCCTGTCATAAAGCTCACATAATGTCAAATTGGTTTGTTGAACATGGCAAAGAGTTCAAACTCTAAACTCAAATGACCTTCATagaccaatagagcacctttaggatgagATGAAAGGGGGATGCGTGACTGGCAGCAACATGATAATATCACCCGCTGATGACCTAcccacacctgcagttctccatgatggacgtcccgTGTtcacttagactgcagctctgcacaggaagtttggccataggagaaatggtcgtgcccaacagagcctagtttctctcgaggttttttccttcactttcgtctttggtgaagttttgttcctcgccactgttgccactgctTTGCTTGGGGCCTTCTTGaactgtgcatcgatggatttgctcttcagtgtttggagcagtgaaatttaaaccacccTGAACTGAACTTTgattctgaaaactggactgacagtttcaatttactagaacttctttgttaagctgctatgacacaatctacattgtaaaagcactatagaaataaagatgaattgaatatagACCATCACTGAGGAATGTTTACAACACCTTGCTGAATCTACGCCACAAAGAATAAGGCAATTCTAATGTGCTAGCAgggaatacaaaataaagctttcACTTAGAGCTCATCTGTATATTACTTGAATATTTGAATAacttttcaatattttaatatattacttgAATATTTGATGTCACATTTTAAGGATTAGGGCTCATTGATATCCAGAAGGATCACATCCATCAAATGGCAAGCCTCCAGGCTGAGATTGCATTTCTAAGTAGAGAAATAGAGCAGGACCGAGAGAGAAGACCACACCATCGTCAATCTCCTCTGCCGGTTTTTCCAGAATCATCCATGGCCTTAACTCATCCTGCTCTGgtactggttggctggttttctTCAGTTACTTAATGCTAATGTAATGTTGAACAGAAGTAatatttaagtgattttaaaccatttttgaaTCTTTTCAGCTGAACTCCGAATGACGaacgcttttagcttagc
Above is a window of Danio aesculapii chromosome 6, fDanAes4.1, whole genome shotgun sequence DNA encoding:
- the ccdc17 gene encoding coiled-coil domain-containing protein 17, whose translation is MDILGELICRNCNMVFHSVGLLDKHKAKFCIGTDLKEPLSLWRRQMEKAALHPTRARTPDLIILKEKRRRDDQIEKKQDKAQDNGPHNTALNKLTEEFQKLRIFFEQSLARKHTEVSEEQCLVQQRNDEQRYRDHEQRLAEIRARNLQLEKDRDEIEQRLAELAGRGKTAHFEEVLHELRYQEQRNEEALNQLSSHINTIKGPAPSDVPSNPPEEKKTQHVTFDLMSSVDGPLSAQIRALRLAYMQSGGSDPEVLAHMHDLQTEALTLERTRLRSDGKTKARRMKSPQRSLDPDILAVEQENQRLEEEIFKIQLARERHKGEPGLGLIDIQKDHIHQMASLQAEIAFLSREIEQDRERRPHHRQSPLPVFPESSMALTHPALDQSSFVADSIEALGPAQYDPAAGFAIFYDIIIGIEATLRSVRLLAGLYCNGQPLGPTTTMPPVQCQPAGSLFSAKSPGNYAILAAKQPVPSVQPSPDLSLVMEIQTFGSLDFYKHQIEGFATFGWAKLELFDQHNQVHSGFWRLPFHSLPVQAALTSRQLNSMPQLGKMEVCLRVVNGCDGDVQTLAEMDPNIINQDKYLKGGHKSNPGTT